Genomic DNA from Halobacteriovorax sp. DA5:
CTAGTTCAAGCGCTTAAAGAATTCCCAACGGTTAATGCTTCAATTGATGGTGACAATATCATCATGAAAAAAGACATCAACCTTGGTTGTGCTGTAGCTGTTCCTGGTAACGGACTTGTTGTTCCTGTAATCAAAGGTGCAGATAACCTAAATATTAGAGGTATCGCTAGAAAGCTAGACGAGCTTGTTCAAAAGGCAAGAGCGAAGAAGCTTACTATGGATGATATGTCAGGTGGAACTTATACTTTCACAAATAATGGATCTTTCGGAATCCTTATTGCAACACCTGTTATCCTTCAACCACAACTTGGTATTTTCTGTGTTGGTACAATGAAGAAGCGTCCAATTGTTACTGAAGATGACTCAATTGCAATTCGTCAGATGATGTATGCAACTCATACATACGATCACAGACTGATTGATGGTGAAGTAGGATCGAAATTCCTAAGACACGTAATCAACACTCTTCAGACAACTGATTGGGCGGGATTATTTTAGTAAATTAAAAAAATCAAAATAGAAAAGGCTACCATCGGTAGCCTTTTTTTATATTCTTGGTGCTGATTTTTGGTAACGTTCTCTATCTTTAAGACTTTCATAGAAGTTTTCTAAGGCGAGATGACCTTTCTTCCAGTTAAAAACATCTCGAAATGTCAGCCAATCAAGAACGCAAAGTAGCCAGTCTTTTTCCAGCTGATGAAGTCCACCTTTATCAACTTTCTTTTCAAGTGAGTCTAGAATACTCTGCACTCTTTCGTACTGAACTTTAGAGAATTTAGACTCCCATTTTGTATCACATTCCCAGAGTTTTTGTTGAAACAGAATGATACATGAATCACAAAGCTCATCGATTAAACGAAGCGCTAATTTTGTATGTACATCTAATTGCTTTCCTTGTTTTTCGAGTAAGTATTCACAAATGATAGTTGAATCAAAGATTGATCCATCTTCTGTTTCTAGAATTGGGATTCTTCTTGCAGCATTATATTCACCAATTTTCTTTGCACCATCTGGAGTAAGTGATCTCACTTGTTCAAGTTCATAAGGAATTCCAAGTTCTTCGAGTACGAGAATGACTTTTCTAACAAATGGTGATGTCGTTGATCCAATTAGTTTCATACAGGCCCCTAGTTCAAATCATTATTGATTTTAATTTCTGGTTTATCTGTCTTGATTGTAACGTTAAATTGGCATTGATAGATATCTTTTTTCTTATTCTTTTCTAAGTAGCAATTTAAGTGTTTACCTTTCCTCACTTCGTAATTCTTGGCCCCTATTGTGTGATAGTCATCAGCAATTAAGTCGAGTTTTTGCCAAAATCTTTGGGCCAGGTTTCCATCAAACTTTATCTTTAATGTATTATTTTCAAAGCGAATCTTTGCCTTCCCATTTGTCCTCGATGTTTCTAAAAATTCACTGATAGCTCCTTTTCCAAAATCGGTATCACTATTATATGAAGATAATTCTCCTTCTCCTTTTCCATTTAGATAGAGATGACAGTGAAATTTATGACTTGGTTCGCGCACGCAAAAAAAGTATTTGTGGTAGCGAAAGACGAGGCCATGGACGAGGTCAGCGTAGGTATTTTTAACAGGAAGACCTAAAAAAATTTCTCTTGCATACTTTGAGTCAACGACAGAGAACTCATTTACGTGGCTTGAGATTTCGATACCTGAGATTTCGGTAGCGAATGTTTTAAAGGTTAGAATAAGGGCAAACGATATCAGTAGGAGCTTCTTCATAACTATGAACTATAGAATTCATCGAGATTGAAGTAAAACAAGTTCACAAAAGATTAACAAAGAAAACAATAGGCCAACAAACTAAATCACTAACTACTTAGAAATAGTAATAAGGCTTCGATACATTTTATTCGCCTTGTGGGACTCTACATTCTTGCTAATCTCATTATACTTAGTACGATATAAATTTGAATTTCCTTCAGCAGTAAAATCTGATTCAAGTTTCTCAAGAAGTTCCTTGGCCTTATTATTAAAAATGAGGTCATCTTGAGTGAAGTCTTGAATTTCAAATTTATCTTTATACTTATTTGCAATGGCCTTACCAAGTCGTGTTTTGTGAAATGGTCGCTCTGATGTATAGGTGAGGACAAACTTTCCTTTTGGTTTTAAGCTATCCATAATCTTGTTTAAAGTGCGGTAGAGGTCATTGAGCATATAGAAACCATCTAGCGAGATAACAAGATCAAATTCATTCTCTCCGAGCCATGTTGTTTCATAATTTGCTTCTTTATAATCATGATCACTTTCGACGAGATCAAATCCTTTTGCCTTAAGTTTGTATTTCTTTGCAAAGTAAGCCGTTAATTGTCCTGTTCCACAACCGATATCAAGAACTTTTTGATGGGGCTTAAAGTGAGAAGTTAGAGCAGAGAATTGCTTTTTTGATAGGTTATTTTGCATGAAGCATTCAATTCCATGCATCTCTTTACAATAAGTTAGATATGATTGTGATTCTTTTGCAAAACGGTAGTAATTCGTGAAGGCACGTTTAGCTTTGGCGTTGAATCCCTTTTGTGTAAGTAATTTTCTAATAAATTGAAACATAGTTATTTATACTCCTATTTTCTTTAAAATTCTATCTTCATGAAATCTTAATCAATTAGAATTTGTGAGAACTTTAAATAAGTGTTTAAAATAGACTAAGAAGCCAAATAGGAGGTTCCTATGATTAAGTTTTTAGTATTTTTAGGATTACTTGTGACTTTAGCGAATGCTGCGGTAACGACGGTCTTTATTGACGGCCTCAATATTAAAGGCCGCCAAAAAGTTGAAAATATATTAGAAGTCTTTGATATCTGAAACTAGCTCTGGGAAGTCGATATAAGGATTTCTATTTCCTTGAATCTCTTCAATCTTGTTATTTCTTTCGATTTCATCGCTGTCCACTGGATCTTCTGCGTGCCATCTTCTTAGGTATTTTTCCATTCTACTATTAATCTTCGCTCCATAGCGAGTTGCAAAGTAGAACATTGCTCGAGCAACATTGCCCTTGTGCTCTGTTGGTGGTTCAAAATAATGTCCATCAGAATGAGAAGCAAAACAATCTCTCGTTGCAGCTTTTCCACCTTTTAGGTCAGCAAAGTCATTTGAGCTACGAACGCTATTGGCCTTAGAGTCAGTTGGGAATAAATGGTGAAGGTCACCTTTTTGAAGTTGTGAACTAAATCCGCCTGTAAATTTTGACTGAGGCCATGTGTGCTCACAGTTAACAATTTGATGGTTAGGGATTTTCCCATCTCCAATTGGTCCGATATTAGGAGTACTTCCATTGAAAACTTTATTGCAGTAAACACCTTTTACATAAGGTTGGTTACTTTCATCATATTTTAAATGTAATTCGTTAAAAAGGTAGCGCTTAGCTTGAGAGTAGGAATTTTTTTTGTGATTTTGGCTGATAATTCTTTGTAATTCTGTTCTTAGGTTTTCATCTTGTAAAAGGTCATTTGCGACTTCTGCTTTAAATGATTCCGGATAATAGCCGGCAGTGGTCGTTAGTGCCAATAAGGCTGCTACTAAGAGTTTTAATTTCAAAATCTAATCCTTGATATTGTTGCTGTATATAAAAGCATCTCAAAGATGAAAGGTTTTGCAAAATAAAAAATGAAATAGAAAGGCCTTCTTAACAGAAGGCCAATATTAGTACTGAAATGGATTAGTCAAATATTTAGAAATTATCGATTTTATCAGCTAGGTTAGCGATGTCGATAAATGGATTTCTATTGTTTTGTACAGAATAGATAATTTCGTTTCTTTCTCTTTCTTCAGCGTCAACTGGATCAAGCTTATCCCACTCTCTAAGAACTTGCTCTTGGTGGTTTGAGATTGAAATATCATATCTTACTGAGAAGTAGAAAAGTGCTCTTGCAACATTTCCTTTGTGCTCAGCTGGTGGTTCGAAAGCACCGTTACCTTGAGTTTGTGAAGCTGTACAATCTTCATAATCAACTGGGAAACCATCTACATTATCAAATTCATAGTTACCTCTTACAGAGTTAGCTTTTGAATCAGTTGGGTATAGGTGGTGTAGATCTGATTTTTGAAGACCTTTGTCAAAACGACCAGTAAATTTTGATTGTGGCCAAGTGTGCTCGCAGTTAAGAACGTTTGGGCTAGGGATTTGTCCTGGACCCATAGAACGAGTTTGAACTCTTCTTAGTGTCTTTTGGCAATATACATCTTTAATGTAGTAACCTTTATCATCTTCTTTTAAGTGGATTTTTCCGAAAAGTACTTTTCTAGCGCCTTTGTAACCTAGGCTTCTTTGGCTGTAACAACGACCTTTGTTCTTTGAATCACATCCAAGAACATCTTGAGAATTTGTTTCTTGGTGAGTTGTATTTAGAACTTCGAATAGGTAGCTCTTTAATTCTGCTCCACCTCTTGAAAGAACATCATTAGTTTCTTTCGGGTAGTAGTTATTTAATTCTGCAGCATTACTCGTAAGAGCGAAAAGTAGTGTTGATAGAACGATTGCGATTTTCATCTAATCCCCTTTAGTGGTTTGTGTGTGTGAAGCTTTTATAGGACATAATTATTAAAATGGCTAATAGGAATCTTAAGTTTTTCTAATAATTTCTGTCAGGTAATCTAATTTCAATATTTAGACGCGCTGCTCTTAATGAAAGTTTAATAATACTATCGAAAAATCTGGATTTATTTAGTCGGGTTTTGTATAAGTCACCAAAGAAAATAACAACATTATTAGGGTAACTTAATATGAAATACATCTTAATTGCATCATTGCTTATATCTTCAAGTGTCTTTGCTTACACTAAGACAACTCTTAATTGTATTAAGAAGCTAACGTATGATCTTAATGTCGATAGTCGTGCGTTTAAAATTAATACTGATGAAGTAGATGCTGATATTGATTTCGAGGGGAGACCTCTTGATGAAGCGATTGCTATCATTAGGACAACTCTTGAATTAAATGGATGTAATAGTAATAACGCAATTAACTTTTCTAAAACACCATCTGGACGTGCAAAAAGCCGTTGTGTCGAACTTGTTCCAGGACAAGACTATTCAATGAGCTGTTATGTTGAATCAAATATGGGATTCTTCTTTGTAACAAAAGACCTTCAAACGGATGCGTTTGTTGTTTATTCTCGTTGGGACTAGACTACTTTCCCCAAAGTTCTTCTAAACGTTTCTTTATATTATTTTCTACGCCAATCGCTTTTGGTTGGTAGAACTTTGGCGTTCCTTGAGGTGCGTATTGTTGCTTAACAAAAGCTCCCTCGAAGCTATGTGGATACTGGTAAACAACTTTATGATCTTTATCTGGAAAGTTCTTTAAATGCTCTGGAACTTGGATTGTTTGCGAATTCTCTACATATGCTAAGGCTTCGTTTATTGCATTGTAAGCAGCATTACTCTTAACGGTACTAGCTAGGTAAGTCGTGGCCTGTGCTAGTGTAATTCGTGCTTCAGGCATACCAATATTTTGAACAACATGAAGTGCATTTGTAGCAACAGTGAGTGCATTTAAGTCTGCATTACCCACATCTTCACTTGCAAAGATAACTAAGCGTCTGGCGATAAAGACTGGGTCCTCTCCACCATCAAGCATAACAGCTAGCCATAGAATGGCCGCATTGGGATCACTTCCACGCATACTTTTAATGAAGGCAGAGATTACATCATAGTGGCGATCACCACCAGCATCAAAGTTTCGTGAATTTTCTTTGATAATATTTTTAACTGTTTCAAAGTCAATATCTTCGTCTTGTTCAAGAAGAGAGAAAATAACTTCTAAACTTCCAAGAGCAATGCGAGCATCACCGTTTGCGTATTCACAAATTAGATCGAGATATTCTTGCGATAATTCTTTTTCTAATTTTGTGATCGTTCTCTTTATAAGAGAGCGAATTTTGTCGGTTGTGAATGATTTAAGCTCAATAATCTTCATACGAGAAAGAAGAGCGCGATTAACTGAACGACGAGGATTCTCAGTCGTTGCTCCAATAAGAATAAAGCTTCCTTGTTCCACATGTGGAAGAAGAGCATCTTGTTGGGCCTTATTAAAGCGGTGGATCTCGTCAATAAATATAATGGATTTTCTTTGGAAGTCTCGGGCCTCGTCTTGTGCCTTTTGGATAAGCTTCTTAAGTTCTGCTACGCCAGATAAAACTGCGCTAAATTCGTAGAAATTTGCGTGAATTTCACTACCTAGCACCTTGGCCAGCGTGGTTTTTCCACTCCCTGGAGGACCCCAGACAATAAGTGAAGGTATATTTTCACCCTTAAGAAAAGGGAAGCGTCTAGCTAGGGCATCAAAGCCCTCATAATCCTGCTTGCTACTTGGTCTTACTTGATGAGCAAGTGGTGTGACGGATGAATCTTTTGCGCTGAATAAACCTTGTTGCATATATTACCTAAAGTAAGTTGGCCATTGACACATTGTGGGGCCGTCGTGTAATTTAACATACCAATTAAAGCTAGACAAAATTTAGAGCGTTAAAGCTCTGAATAAATCTCATAAAGCTGTCGTTAAAGGTAGTGAGAAAAAAAAATAGAAGGAGGTGAATGTTATGTCTAAAGATTACTCAATCAAAATCGAGATCGATGAAAGATTAAGTGCGGAAAGAGCTCTTAAGAAATTCAAGAGATACTGCGAAGCTTTCGGTGTTATTAGAGAATACAGAAAGAGACAAGAGTATAAGAAGCCTTCTATTAGAAATAAAGAAAAGCTACAAGCGGCTGAGAAGAGAAGAAAGAAAACTCAGACGAAGTACAGTAGAGGTTCTAAAATCTAATTTGATTTAAATTTCTTATATACTTTAAGGGCTCCCGACGGGAGCCCTTTTTGTTTTTGTGGCACATGACCGAAAGCGGACGCATGTCTTAAATGGCACAATGTTAGTAGAACATTAATTTTAAAATACTATTCCAACGAGCGTGCATAACTTTAACGTTACGAACATATTCTCTTGGAAATCCTGTCTGACCTTTTTCTAGGTCCATATGAAATACATTCCATTGCATATTGAGATCACCCAAACGATCGATAAACCAGCGTTTATCTAACTCTGCCATCATTCTTAATTCAAGTGGCGAAAGGAAGTTATCAAGGAATTGTTCAAAGGATGGCTTTAGTTCATTAGGTATAATGTAGATAAAGGCATCATTTGAGTAGTTATACATTTTTCCAACGTAATTCTTATAACTTTCAATATGAGGAACATAGGTTGAAAAATTTGTTCCTTCTGTTAGATGTAGAAGCTGTATATAGGATTGAACACGAAGATTCAGGTTATCAATATTATCAAGTAGAGAGATAAGATTAATATAGTCGTCAACATTTCCATATTGTTGAGTTGGAAGAGAGATGAAGTCTTCGCGAAGCTTTTTAATATTTCGCTCAGTTGCCTGAATAAGTGGAACGACTTTTTTTATTTCTTGATAACAAGTCTTTTGATTTTTTTTACACTCGTCATAAGCTCCATCAAATTGCAGTACTAATTTAAGAGTATTTTCTCTTAAGTTGATAAAGTCTTGTGATGTGTAAGTAATTCTCTTAACGATATAATAGAAGTCATTCTTAAGTGAGCGCAGTTGCGGACGAACATAGCGACGATAGCTATAGTCATTTAATTTTAGTTTTGAAGAATCAAAATTAAAGTACGGGTATTCCGCAAAACTAGAAAGGGTAAGAAGAATGGCAAAGATTATTTTTTTCACTTCTTAAATGATTGAAGAGGTGGTGCAAAATGTCAATTAGCTTAATAAAAAGTCAAATTAGCCAACGAGATCAAGATCTTCTTGAGGGGCAATGTGACTTAGTTCAATATATTTTGGCTTCATTTGAAGTGAACGAAACTCCTGAACCCAGCTGTCTGTGTTACATAGAGATATAGAAATATTGTGTTTAGGAATTTTGTGTTTCGCTAAGATTCTTGGAAAAAGTCTTAGTGGTGAGCCATGTAGCTTGAAGTGAACATCAAGGTGAGATGGAATCTTTCCTGAATAGATGAGTGCTAAGCAAATAAAAGTTCCCGCATTACAAGTTTCAATTTGAATTCTGTCGCTTTTTACTTTTTTAATAAGTGAGAGTAGGTCGCCAGCATATCTTTCAAGTTCTTTTGTATTCAAGTTTTCAAATTTAAAGATGTCTTTTCTGTTTTTTGCCGTTAGAAGTCTCTTCTCATTTTCGGAGAAATTTAGATGAGTAAAATTCGTCATCATTACTTCATCAAAAGTGGGCTCTTGAGTATCGAATTTGTATACAACGTCGGCCCCAGCACCTTTAACTTTGATTTTTCCAGAAAATAAGACCTTAGACACAACGAACCTCGTAGTTACTAAATTGATAATGTTATTTAGTTAATCGGAACGATTGGGTATTTAATTAAGTAAATTTGCTATAAATTTGAAATTTAACTAATTATCGTCGAATTTAGTCGTCAGACTCACTCATTAACTGCTTGAAAATATTATTTTTTCTCATTTGAAGCAGTTTCATGATATCTGTGGCCGTCTCTTCTAGGGCGCGGTCAGTAACGTCAAATACCGGCCATCTCTTGTTCTTGCCAAAGATTTCATTGGCCCATTCTAACTCTTCGATAACCTTATTCGTATCCGCATAATCACCTGTGTGCTCAGTTGCGCCAAGTTTATTTAAACGGTTTTTACGAATTGAATAAAGTGCTTCAGGGTCAATCGTTAGGGCAAAGATTTTTCTTTGGTCAATTTCAAAAAGTTCCTTAGGAAGATCTTGTCCGTTAATAATAGGAATATTAACAACCTTAATTCCGTGCTGAGATAGGTAGACAGAAAGAGGTGTCTTAGATGTACGTGAAATACCAACGAGGATGACATCTGCAAGATGGAGAGTTTCTACGTTTCTTCCATCATCATGGTTAAGAGTGAACTCCATTGCAGCAACTCGATCAAAGTACTCAGAGTTAACGGCGTGTAGAAGGCCTGGCTCACTCTTTGGTTCTTGGTGAAAGTAATTAGAGAAAGTCGTTAGTACTGGCCCCATTAAATCAAGGGAGCGCACATGCTTTTGCATTGAGATTTCTTTTGTATATTCTCTAAGTTCTGCTGAAACGATTGTATAAATTACGAGGTCGTGATGAATAGCTGCTTCGTCAAAAATTGATTTAATTTGTTCCTTTGTGCGAACATTCTTAAAACCTGTATAGAAGACTTCACTTTCTGGGAATTGTGTCATGGCCGCGCGACTGATTGCCTTTGCAGTAGAACCTGTTCCGTCAGAAATAATAATTATTTTCATTTTTTTCAAAATTAACCTCTAATAAAATCGTTATAACTACTTTATTCAAGAATGAAGTCTTCGACAAGGTTATAGATGTCATTTCGCTGACTTAATGGGTGAAAACGAGATAATGGTGTTACTTTTTTTAGGAAAGTTTTTTGAGACTTCGCGAGCCTGCGAGTTGCAAAATAAATCTTTTCGATAAGTTCTTCTTCAGATGTAATCTCACCATTTAGATATTGAATCGTTTCTTTATAGCCAATAGTTTTTAGGGCCTTAAGCTCTGGCGAGTGATCATCATTGGCCATAATATCTTCAACCTCTTTAAGCAGTCCCTGTTCTAGCATCTGTTTTGTTCGCTTCAGTATAATTTCCCAATGCTCTTCTTTTGGAAGCTCAAGGCAAATATTAAGCGTGTCCCAGCCATGAATATTTGTTGAGAAATCATACGCCCCATGATCATCGGCTTGCTTTTTTTGATCAGAAATCTTCTTCCCCGTCATGCGATGGTACTCATAAGCACGAGTACGACGATAGTGATCGTTCTCATGAAGATTCTCAAGTGATTCAGGATCATGAACCTTAAGATAAGCCACAATTGGGGCCATACCTTCTTTTTCATAAAGATCACGGGCCTCTTGCTGAATGGCCTCATCGGTTGATTCTGATTCATACATGCCGCGAATAAGGCTTCGAAGATAGAAGGCGCTACCTCCAACTAGAATTGGAACAATTCCTTTTGAATGAAGCTCGTTGATTTTAATTATAGCTAATTCGACAAAGTCAGATGCATTTAATTCTTTCGTAATAGGGGAGATGCTAACGAGATGATGAGTGACACCGTCCATTTCAACTTCGTCTGGCTTAGCACTTCCAATATTTAATTCATTGTAAAAGAGAACGCTATCGAAGTTGATAACGTGACATTTTTCAATACCAATACGTTTGGCAAGATCAATGCTAATACCTGTTTTGCCCGATGCAGTTGGCCCTAATAGAAGAATTAATTTCTTTGTCATTTTAGTAATTTTTTTAATTTCTTAGGCGAGATTCTTTTTGCAATTTTCTTTTCTACTAAATCGTAGAAAGAAATAAATGAAAGAAGTCTTCTTACTTCACTTACTTGAAGCTCTAAATCTTCAAGCAGATCATTACCGTTAATAATATTTGCAGATATTTTTGCGTATGGTAGATCCTCAAATACATGAGAAACAGATCGCAGGACGCATGTATGAGCATCCAAGCGTTCGATTTCAATGCCCATTGCCATGTATTGCGATAGGTTTTCCATATCCGTCATATCTTTTGAAATTGGCTCTGAAATTAGTAGAGGAGTCATATTGTCGATATCAATTTGCCCACAAGCTTCATCTAAATATACTTGAGCATCAACAAAGTATGGACCTCTCTCGATGTGATTAAAGAGAAAAATATTTTCACCAAGTGCCGATATCGTTAACTCACTTTGCTGGCCACTTGTGTTTTCTCCAAAAAGAGAGCTTTGGCCATGAAAGTCTGTACCTTGATTAAGTTCATTTTGAAATCTTTGTAGATTTAAACCACCGCCAAAGTTATTAGCAATAATATTATCTCCACCTTGGTTGAATAGGGCACTTGATAGAGAGTTGAAATTTGCTTCATCTTCATTCATTTCAAGAGAGTGGTTCTCATTGATATGATCTTGATTTTCTGAAATGAGCTTTTTCGCTGTAGCACTTGTTAGAGAGAATATCTCATTGCTCTTTAAAAATTTAATAATTGTTTTATTTGGATGAACGTTTACATCAATTTCATGCTCAGGCACTCTGAATTGCATGATGTAGTCGCCAGTTAAGCCTTGAGGCCAAAACTTTTCCATATTTCTAATGATGATCTGATGTATCTTTTTGTCAGTAAAGAGACGGTTGTTTACAAAGAGAAACTGTTGCTTTCCGCTGTATCCTTTTGAGGCATCTTTAGAGACGTAGAATTTACAACTTGAACCAAGGTATTCACCATAAGATTGCATAATCTCTGGAATATTTTTGCGTGATTTCTTTTTAAAGATTTCCCCAACTCGATTCACTGTATGTTCTTGAGCACGATAAATTTCAGGGTCTTGGTCATCCCATGTGATTGAGAACTCAACTTGAGGGTAGTTAATTAAGAACGAGTTAATAACACGCTTTAGGGCATTCTTCTCACTCTGTCCTGACTTCACAAATTTCAATCGAACTGGAGTATTAAAGAAAAGGTCTTTGACATAAGTAGAAGTTCCACACTTATGTGTCGAATACTTTGAATGCTCAACCGTTCTAGCTCCGTGAATAACATACTTTGCACCTTCTTCAGGATTTGAACGAGGAGCTGAGTGACATGATATTCGTGCCACTGATGAGATTGAGGCAAGTGCCTCTCCACGAAAGCCAAAAGTATTTAGGCGGTAGATATCTTCGAAGTTATTGATCTTTGAAGTTGCGTGACGGCAAAAGGCGTAGGGAAGTTCATCAAAGAACATTCCATCACCATTATCTTCAATTGCGATAAGATCTAAACCTGCATTAATAATCGTAACTCGAATTTTAGTCGAGTTTGCATCAATTGAATTTTCAAGTAATTCTTTAAGAACATTGGCCGGGCGTTCAACAACCTCACCGGCCTTGATTTGATCAATTAAGTGTTCGGGAAGAAGGTTAATTCTATTTTGTGTATTCTCTGATATTTCCATTATACGAACTAGTCGCGATAGAAATTAACCTGGTTTCTTCCACCTTCCTTGGATTTGTATACTGCAGAGTCGGCCCTTTTAAATAGGTCTGTTCCACTACTAACTCCCTGTCTGTAGTCAGAAACGCCAATCGATGCAGTTACCGGTAACTTATTATCGTCGTAAATGAAATCGTGAGTTTCTACCGCCTTTCTTAGGCGCTCAGCGATTTCGTATGATTGTTTAATATTTGTTTTAGGAAGTAGAACAACAAACTCTTCTCCACCATAACGTGCGAAAATATCAGTTTCTCTAATTCCGTTTGAACGGATAACTTCAGCTAGCTCTTTTAGTACGTAGTCACCAGCATCGTGTCCGTAGTTATCATTAAGTTTCTTAAAGTGATCTAGATCGAAAACAATAAGAGAGAGTGGAGTACCTGTCACTTTTGACTTCTTCACTTCAAGATCAAGTTTCTTGTTGAAGAAAGACTTATTGTAACAACCAGTTAGTCCATCTGTATTTGCTTCTAGTTGAAGCTTATCATAAGTAAGTCTCTCTGGATCACCTTTTGGAAGGTATTTAAGTGCCATTGCACCCATCTTAATGATGTCACCTTTTTGAAGATCAGTAGGCGCTTCAACTTTACTATTATTTAAAAAAGTTCCATTTCTAGAACCAAGATCAACTACCTGATATCCATCCGCAGATGAAACTAACTTGAAGTGCTCTCTTGAGATACCATTAAATTCTAATGGAATATCACATTTTGCACTTCGGCCAACAGTAATCTCTTCTGCTTTTAAATCAAAAAGAGTGCCGTTTAAATCACCACCAACAACAAGAAGGGCCGCAGGCTTATCTTCGGCTTCTTTATTCGCTGATGCTAGGGCAGCTTTAATGTCAGTCAATACTAGAGTAGCGTCATCACTCATATTCGTCCTTTCAGTACTTTATAATAGATTGTTTTCCCTGTTGATTTTAACTAGCGCCCCGATTTTAATCAAGATTGGAAAACATTTCTATCTGTCTAAATCGTGTATTTCTCATAGGTTATCAAGCCATTCAAAGCTATATATTTTTCCGGCCTCAACTCCTGGTTGGTTAAACGGATCAATATTTAGGCAATAACCTGTGATAGCTGTCAGGTACTCGAAGAATACAATCAACTTGGCCAAATTTACTTCATTTAGTGTTTCTATTTCAAAAGTAATATGTGGAACTCTTTGTTCTGTTAAAGCTTTTTGAGTTCCGTAGAATTCTGAATCGATTAAATTCTTCAGTGTGTACTTTCCGAGTTTTTGTAATTTCGGATGATTGAATGAATTTCTTAATTCAAAATTGTTTGCGAACTCTTTTACATGGACGAGGATCATTACTTTATTTAACGGGCCTTCCATGAATAATTGCATTTGTGAATGTTGATCAGTAGCACCATAAGAAGGAATTGGAGTTATACCAATTCTTGTTCCATCTTCTTTCTTCTTCCCAAGACTCTCTGCCCATAGCTGTACAAACCAAAATGCAAAGTCTCTCATCTTACTCGAATAAGGCATAATAATAGTTTGGTCATAGCCTTGTTCAAGATGATTTAGAAATGTTGAAGTTACTTCTTTTAGTTCTGATGATTCTTTTAGTGACTGTCCATATTCGAAACCGCTTTTGCAAAGAGCTTGAATATCAATTCCAGCAAAGAGAGCAGGTAATAAGCCTACAGGAGTTAAAACACTAAAACGCCCACCAATATTTGATGGGATTGCCAAAGTTGTAATACCTAGCTCATCTCCAAGATCTCTTAGTTGTGAGTTATCTGGGTCACTTGCAAATACAAAATAATTTTTTAAATCTTCTTCGGCGACTCCTGACTGTACTAATTCATTTGCAAGAATTGCAAAAGAAGCAAGTGTTTCAGCAGTACCACCAGACTTTGATACAACATAGATTAGAGAGTTCTTTAAATCG
This window encodes:
- the miaA gene encoding tRNA (adenosine(37)-N6)-dimethylallyltransferase MiaA — its product is MTKKLILLLGPTASGKTGISIDLAKRIGIEKCHVINFDSVLFYNELNIGSAKPDEVEMDGVTHHLVSISPITKELNASDFVELAIIKINELHSKGIVPILVGGSAFYLRSLIRGMYESESTDEAIQQEARDLYEKEGMAPIVAYLKVHDPESLENLHENDHYRRTRAYEYHRMTGKKISDQKKQADDHGAYDFSTNIHGWDTLNICLELPKEEHWEIILKRTKQMLEQGLLKEVEDIMANDDHSPELKALKTIGYKETIQYLNGEITSEEELIEKIYFATRRLAKSQKTFLKKVTPLSRFHPLSQRNDIYNLVEDFILE
- the mutL gene encoding DNA mismatch repair endonuclease MutL, coding for MEISENTQNRINLLPEHLIDQIKAGEVVERPANVLKELLENSIDANSTKIRVTIINAGLDLIAIEDNGDGMFFDELPYAFCRHATSKINNFEDIYRLNTFGFRGEALASISSVARISCHSAPRSNPEEGAKYVIHGARTVEHSKYSTHKCGTSTYVKDLFFNTPVRLKFVKSGQSEKNALKRVINSFLINYPQVEFSITWDDQDPEIYRAQEHTVNRVGEIFKKKSRKNIPEIMQSYGEYLGSSCKFYVSKDASKGYSGKQQFLFVNNRLFTDKKIHQIIIRNMEKFWPQGLTGDYIMQFRVPEHEIDVNVHPNKTIIKFLKSNEIFSLTSATAKKLISENQDHINENHSLEMNEDEANFNSLSSALFNQGGDNIIANNFGGGLNLQRFQNELNQGTDFHGQSSLFGENTSGQQSELTISALGENIFLFNHIERGPYFVDAQVYLDEACGQIDIDNMTPLLISEPISKDMTDMENLSQYMAMGIEIERLDAHTCVLRSVSHVFEDLPYAKISANIINGNDLLEDLELQVSEVRRLLSFISFYDLVEKKIAKRISPKKLKKLLK
- a CDS encoding GGDEF domain-containing protein — protein: MSDDATLVLTDIKAALASANKEAEDKPAALLVVGGDLNGTLFDLKAEEITVGRSAKCDIPLEFNGISREHFKLVSSADGYQVVDLGSRNGTFLNNSKVEAPTDLQKGDIIKMGAMALKYLPKGDPERLTYDKLQLEANTDGLTGCYNKSFFNKKLDLEVKKSKVTGTPLSLIVFDLDHFKKLNDNYGHDAGDYVLKELAEVIRSNGIRETDIFARYGGEEFVVLLPKTNIKQSYEIAERLRKAVETHDFIYDDNKLPVTASIGVSDYRQGVSSGTDLFKRADSAVYKSKEGGRNQVNFYRD